The Sinorhizobium fredii genome contains the following window.
TACGGGCTGCGCCAGACGATCGCCGACACGCTCGGCGTCGGCGGCATCATGCGCGGGCTTCGAACCGTGCCGCATCTGTGGAAGATCTGCGAGGACATGCTTGCCGTCTGCCCGGAGGCGATCCTCTTGCAATATGTCAACCCGATGGCGATCAACACCTGGGCGATCGCCGAAAAATACCCGACGATCAAGCAGGTCGGCCTCTGCCATTCAGTGCAGGGAACGGCGTTCGAGCTTGCCCGCGACCTGGACATTCCGCTGGACGAAATCCGCTATCGTGCCGCCGGCATCAACCACATGGCGTTTTATCTCAAGTTCGAGCATCGCCAGAAGGACGGCAGCTATCGCGACCTCTATCCGGAGCTGATCCGCGGCTATCGCGAAGGCCGTTTCCCGAAACCCAGCCATTGGAACCCGCGCTGCCCCAACAAGGTGCGCTACGAGATGCTGACCCGGCTCGGCTATTTCGTCACCGAGAGCTCGGAGCACTTCGCCGAATACACGCCCTATTTCATCAAGGACGGCCGCCCCGACCTCATTGAGAAATTCGGCATTCCGCTCGACGAATATCCGAAGCGCTGCATCGAGCAGATCGAGCGCTGGAAAGGCCAGGCTGCCGCCTTCAAGGAGGCCGAGACGATCGAGGTGGCCGAAAGCCACGAATACGCCTCGTCGATAATGAACTCGGTCTGGACCGGCGAGCCTTCGGTGATCTACGGCAACCTCAGGAACAACGGCTGCATCACCTCGCTGCCGGAGAACTGCGCCGCGGAGGTGCCGTGCCTGGTGGACGCCTCCGGCATCCAGCCGACCTATATCGGCGCGCTGGCGCCGCAGCTCACCGCGTTGATCCGCACCAACATCAACGTCCAGGAGCTGACTGTCCAGGCGCTCATCACCGAGAACCGTGAACATCTCTACCATGCGGCGATGATGGATCCGCATACGGCGGCCGAGCTCGACCTCGACCAGATCTGGTCACTCGTCGACGATCTGCTCGTCGCCCATCGCGACTGGATCCCGGAATGGGCGCGCATTCCGAAAAAAGTAGCGGCCGCCTGATTTCTTTCTCCCGGTCAGGCGACCAGATGGCCCCGGAACGCCCGGCGTTCCGGGGCTTTTCTTCGCGTGTGGCAAGTCCGGCAACGCCGGAACCGATCGGCCGCTCGACGGTTCGGGGCGAATACCAGAGACAATGGATGGAGCCCCGAATGGAAAAGAAACCGGATCGCCCGAAGAACAAGGGAGAAAGCGGCACCGCCAAGAAAAGCCAGCCTGGCAAGACGGGCGGGGATCAGGCCCGCAAGACGCAGGAGTGGGGTGGCGGCTCCAAGGCCTCGAAAGGTCCCGTCACCGAAAAGGACAAGCACAATCCGAATTCGAGCGCCAAGACCTGACCTCGGTAGAGAGCAATCCGCTCAGATTGGAGCGTCGAAACTCGGGAGAACGGGTGTGATACCCCCTCTGCCCTGCCGGGCATCTCCCAACAAGGGTGGAGATCGGCTGGAAACGCCGCTCTGCCCCACGTTCAACCTCTGCATGCCGGAACCGAGGCACGCGTTAGTCCAGGCGTTGGATATGTGAGGGGGCGGGACATTGCCACCTGCCGATCTCCACCCTTGTGGGGGAGATGCCCGGCAGGGCAGAGGGGGGGGCTCCTGATCGCAGCAAAACGATTCACCAGATAGGCCTCGCTTAAAACCGCTGCTTGGTTTCTTCGCCCGGCAAGCCGCGGCCGCTGTCGTCCCAGGCAAGCCGGCTCTCAATGCCGTAGTGCCCGCTCGGGGCAAGCTCCTCCGGGCGATCGAAGGAACCGAGGGTGAAATGGACGCTCGCACGGCCGTCGTATTTCAGGAACAGGGGACTGCCGCAATCCGGGCAGAAGCCTCTCACTGCGATCGGCGATGAACGGTAGACTGCCGGCGGGGTGCTCCATTCGACTTCAGCATCGTGGGCTCGTACCAGCACGGCGGATGGACCGCCGGTCGCCCGGCGGCACATGGAGCAATGGCAATATCCGATATGCGAGGGCGGGCCCTTGAAGGCATAGCGCCGCTTGCCGCAGAGGCAGCCGCCAGTCAGCATTTCTTCCTTCGGCATGGTTCGAGCCCTCAGCTTCCGCTCTTCTGGCTTTGCGACCAGCCGGAGCCGAGCTGCTGGCTTTGGCTCTGCCCGTCCTGGTCCTGGCGAAGGCTGCCGGGAGTGTCGCGTTCGGGCTGAGACCAGGAGCCGGCATCGGCCGAGCGCGGCCCTGGTTCGTGCATGGCGGCCGCCGGGCTGTCGTGATCGCTCACCGTCGATGTGGAAGCGCTCTCCGTCCGATAGGTCCGAATGGTCCCGGAGCTTCGGGCGTGGTCTCTTTTCGCCGTCGCCGGCCGGGGTGCGTCGAAAGTGTCTTCCGTGTAGCCGGTCGCCGGCGTGCTCGGCACATCGCGCTGCCAGCCGCTCCAGCCCTCGCTTCTCCAGAGGTCGGCGCGCTCGTCGAGATCGATCGTGCCTTCGTCGTCGAGAATGTCGCGGACGGCTTCGTAGCTCCGGTCGTCGATGCCGCTCACCGTCACCAGATAGCCGCCGCGGCTGAGACCCTCGGCATAGATCTCGCGGTCCTCCTGGGGGAAGAGATAGTTCTCGAGCGCCGACCAGATGCCGGCCGGTTCCACATCGGCGCTTCCTTCGCCTCTGCCGAGGACGAGCTGGATCGAGAGGGCGCCGAGTTCCGCCTGCTGCAGCCTTTCCACGGCCGCTTCCGCGTCGCGCCGATTGTCGAAGAAGGCCGTAATCGTGCTGGTTTGCTGCGGTCCGTCGTGAGGGACCAATCGATCGTCGCTGCCAAAGTCGGTCATGGGATCTCCTCCTGTCGCAGGGAGGCAAACCAGCGCCAACAGCGAATGTTCCGCATGACTGCGGGAAGGAGATGCCGCCGCCGGCGCTCAGACCAGGCCAGGCACGACGAAGACCAGCCAGGCGACGATCGGCCCGATGATGGCGATCAGCGCGCTGTAGATGAGCAGTTGCCGCAGCACGTGCTCGCGCTTCTCGTCCGGCGCATTGGCGACGACGAGGGCGCCGTTGGTCGAAAACGGGCTGGTATCGACGATCGTCGTCGAAATGGCGATCGCTGCGACGACGCCGACGGCGCTGATCTGGCCCTGCAGCAGGAACGGCACGGCGAGCGGAATGATGGCGCCGAGCAATGCGGTCGAGGAGGCGAAGGCCGAAACGATCGCACCGGTAAAGCAGAGGAGCAGCGCCACCAGGAGCGGCATTCCCAGGCTCGAAATGCCACTGGCGACATAGTCGATCGTCCCGGCCTTCTCCATGACGCCGACATAGGTGATGATGCCGGTGATCAGCAGCACGGTCGACCAGCTCACCTTGTCGATCGCCGCCTTCTGGGTCTTCGGCGAGATGAGCGCCAGCACGACGGCTACGGTGATCGCCACCAGGCCGACATTGAACTTGAAGACCAGTGCGCCGACGCCGAGCGCCGTCAGGCCGATCAGCGTAGCGATCATTTCCGGGGTCTGGCGCAACGTCGCAGCGGTGTCGGCCTCGGTGCCGTAGATGTGCTGCCTTATCGGCTTGGCCGGCGTGCCGCCATGGCCCCGGATCGACGCGGACACGCCTTCGGGGTGGAGTTCGGGCAACGGACCGGACATCGCCGCTTTCTGTTTCATCACCCGCGCACCGCCGAAGACGAAGAAGACCAGCACGGCGATCGCCAGGTTGAAGAAGAAGCTGGAGAGGAACAGGGATGTCGGCGCGAAGGGTAGGCCGGCCTTGACGACGATTTGGTTGGTGATGCCGCCATAGACGCTGATCGGCGAGAAGCCGCCGGCCTGCGCGCCATGGATGACCATAAGCCCCATCATCGCCGGGTGGATGCGGTATTGCACGGCGAAGCTCAGCGCGACCGGCGCCAGGATGGCAACGGCTGCCGGTCCGAGCGCACCGAAACCGGTGATCACCGCGGCGACCAGGAACATTACCCAGGGAATCCAGGCCACATGCCCGCGCACCAGCCGCACGGCGCATTCGACGAGCCAGTCGATGGTGCCGTTGATCTGGGCGATGGCGAAGAGATAGGTGACGGCGACCAGGGTCAGGAACAGGTCGCTCGGGAAGCCGGCGAAGATGTCATTGGCCTTCATGCCGATGATCAGCGATCCGAGCAAGAAGGTGCAGCCGAAGGCCAGCGCGCCCATGTTGATCGGCTGGATGGTCGCGATGACGAACATGCCGACCAATAGCAGAATGGATAAGATTTCGATGCCCATGGTTCCCCTCCCTCCGGCGCCTTGAGCGCCGTAGCTGTCGTTTTCGAGATTGAGATGATGTCCGTGCGCCTTCCTCCCAGAGAGCGCGGTCACGTCCTAGCGTATAAGTCGGCGTATTGCTGCCGCAGAAGGTTCTTCTGGACCTTGCCCATCGTGTTGCGCGGCAGGTCGTCGGCGAAGATGATGCGTTTCGGCTGCTTATAGCGCGCCAGCCGGTCCTTGAGCGCGCCGAGGATGGCGCTTTCGTCGAGCGCCGCCTCGGGCTTGCGCACGACGATGGCGGTGACGCCCTCGCCGAAATCGGGATGCGGGACGCCGATCACGGCGCTTTCGGCGACGCCTTCGAGCTGGTCGATCTCGCCTTCCACCTCCTTCGGGTAGATGTTGTAGCCGCCCGAAATCACCAGATCCTTGTTGCGGCCGACGATGTGGACATAGCCGCGCCTGTCGATCTTGCCGAGGTCGCCGCTGATGAAGAACCCGTCGGCGGTGAATTCCGCAGCGGTCTTTTCCGGCATCCGCCAATAGCCCTTGAAGACGTTCGGACCCTTGATCTCGATCATGCCGGTTTCCTCCGCCGGCAGGGCGGCGCCGGTGGTGGTATCGGTGACGCGCACCGTCACGCCCGGCAGCGGGAAGCCGACGGTTCCGGCGATCCGTTCGCCGTCATAGGGGTTCGAGGTGTTCATGTTGGTCTCGGTCATTCCGTAACGCTCGAGGATCGCGTGGCCGGTGCGTTTCCTGAACTCGACATGAGTCTCGGCGAGGAGCGGCGCGGAGCCGGAAATGAAGAGCCGCATGTCGGCAACCGCCTGCCGGTCGAGCCGCGGGCTCTGTAGGAGGCGCACGTAGAAGGTCGGCACGCCCATCAGCAGCGTCGCCTGAGGCATCAGCGAGAGCACCTCGTCCGGATCGAACTTCGGCAGCAGGAACATCGAGGAGCCGGCGAGCAGTGTGACGTTCGTGGCGACGAACAGCCCGTGCGTATGGAAGAGCGGCAGCGCATGGATCAGCCGATCGCCGGCGGTGACGCGCCAGCAGTCGCGCAAGCTCATGGCATTCGAGAGCAGGTTTCTGTGGGTGAGCATCGCACCC
Protein-coding sequences here:
- a CDS encoding SLC13 family permease, encoding MGIEILSILLLVGMFVIATIQPINMGALAFGCTFLLGSLIIGMKANDIFAGFPSDLFLTLVAVTYLFAIAQINGTIDWLVECAVRLVRGHVAWIPWVMFLVAAVITGFGALGPAAVAILAPVALSFAVQYRIHPAMMGLMVIHGAQAGGFSPISVYGGITNQIVVKAGLPFAPTSLFLSSFFFNLAIAVLVFFVFGGARVMKQKAAMSGPLPELHPEGVSASIRGHGGTPAKPIRQHIYGTEADTAATLRQTPEMIATLIGLTALGVGALVFKFNVGLVAITVAVVLALISPKTQKAAIDKVSWSTVLLITGIITYVGVMEKAGTIDYVASGISSLGMPLLVALLLCFTGAIVSAFASSTALLGAIIPLAVPFLLQGQISAVGVVAAIAISTTIVDTSPFSTNGALVVANAPDEKREHVLRQLLIYSALIAIIGPIVAWLVFVVPGLV
- a CDS encoding alpha-glucosidase/alpha-galactosidase; protein product: MTRQPKITFIGAGSTVFMKNIIGDVLQRPALSAATIGLMDLNPERLAESEIVAGKLVRTLGVKAKIETYSNQLKALEGADFVVVAFQIGGYEPCTVTDFEVPKKYGLRQTIADTLGVGGIMRGLRTVPHLWKICEDMLAVCPEAILLQYVNPMAINTWAIAEKYPTIKQVGLCHSVQGTAFELARDLDIPLDEIRYRAAGINHMAFYLKFEHRQKDGSYRDLYPELIRGYREGRFPKPSHWNPRCPNKVRYEMLTRLGYFVTESSEHFAEYTPYFIKDGRPDLIEKFGIPLDEYPKRCIEQIERWKGQAAAFKEAETIEVAESHEYASSIMNSVWTGEPSVIYGNLRNNGCITSLPENCAAEVPCLVDASGIQPTYIGALAPQLTALIRTNINVQELTVQALITENREHLYHAAMMDPHTAAELDLDQIWSLVDDLLVAHRDWIPEWARIPKKVAAA
- a CDS encoding GFA family protein — encoded protein: MPKEEMLTGGCLCGKRRYAFKGPPSHIGYCHCSMCRRATGGPSAVLVRAHDAEVEWSTPPAVYRSSPIAVRGFCPDCGSPLFLKYDGRASVHFTLGSFDRPEELAPSGHYGIESRLAWDDSGRGLPGEETKQRF
- a CDS encoding malonate--CoA ligase yields the protein MSNHLFDAIRAAASGDAPFIRINGGRTWTYGDALASSGRIASAIDTLGIRPGDRVAVQVEKSAEALILYLACLRSGAVYLPLNTAYTLAELDYFIGDAKPRLVVVSPAARESVGKIAEPYGAIVETLGTDGTGSLLDLAHDEPSDFVDASCAADDLAAILYTSGTTGRSKGAMLTHRNLLSNAMSLRDCWRVTAGDRLIHALPLFHTHGLFVATNVTLLAGSSMFLLPKFDPDEVLSLMPQATLLMGVPTFYVRLLQSPRLDRQAVADMRLFISGSAPLLAETHVEFRKRTGHAILERYGMTETNMNTSNPYDGERIAGTVGFPLPGVTVRVTDTTTGAALPAEETGMIEIKGPNVFKGYWRMPEKTAAEFTADGFFISGDLGKIDRRGYVHIVGRNKDLVISGGYNIYPKEVEGEIDQLEGVAESAVIGVPHPDFGEGVTAIVVRKPEAALDESAILGALKDRLARYKQPKRIIFADDLPRNTMGKVQKNLLRQQYADLYART